A genomic window from Anoplolepis gracilipes chromosome 6, ASM4749672v1, whole genome shotgun sequence includes:
- the LOC140666745 gene encoding uncharacterized protein isoform X1 — MLNQYSEELQTTITLCLLTEVAMIIAKIQRLPATHSSNMNQAKLKIVRLENVIFGEKVLETPGKGYNYTDVMTLITVKRRTSPIRLPIKEIREFIIPIRIPVAPTNVELFGNKIISPHMSWFEDGNSSEVSPPELPPPSRDYLPSKSLYSYNIDTGIRDQKDDRLNHTDIEQMVQA, encoded by the exons ATGCTAAATCAGTATAGTGAAGAACTTCAAACA acaattACTTTGTGTCTCTTGACGGAAGTGGCAATGATAATTGCGAAAATACAAAGATTGCCTGCAACACACTCTTCCAATATGAATCAAGCCAAGCTC AAAATCGTTCGCCTCGAAAATGTGATCTTTGGTGAAAAGGTTTTGGAAACGCCAGGTAAAGGCTACAACTACACTGATGTTATGACACTAATAACAGTAAAAAGAAGAACGTCACCTATAAGATTACCTATAAAAGAGATAAGAGAATTTATAATACCTATAAGAATACCTGTAGCTCCTACTAATGTTGAATTATTTGGCAATAAGATTATTAGTCCGCATATGAGTTGGTTCGAAGATGGCAATTCTAGTGAAGTATCTCCACCAGAATTGCCACCACCTTCACGTGACTACCTACCAAGCAAATCTCTTTATAGCTATAACATTGATACGGGCATCCGAGATCAAAAAGATGATCGTCTCAATCATACAGACATCGAGCAGATGGTCCAAGCATGA
- the LOC140666745 gene encoding uncharacterized protein isoform X2 yields the protein MNLLTITLCLLTEVAMIIAKIQRLPATHSSNMNQAKLKIVRLENVIFGEKVLETPGKGYNYTDVMTLITVKRRTSPIRLPIKEIREFIIPIRIPVAPTNVELFGNKIISPHMSWFEDGNSSEVSPPELPPPSRDYLPSKSLYSYNIDTGIRDQKDDRLNHTDIEQMVQA from the exons atgaaTTTATTA acaattACTTTGTGTCTCTTGACGGAAGTGGCAATGATAATTGCGAAAATACAAAGATTGCCTGCAACACACTCTTCCAATATGAATCAAGCCAAGCTC AAAATCGTTCGCCTCGAAAATGTGATCTTTGGTGAAAAGGTTTTGGAAACGCCAGGTAAAGGCTACAACTACACTGATGTTATGACACTAATAACAGTAAAAAGAAGAACGTCACCTATAAGATTACCTATAAAAGAGATAAGAGAATTTATAATACCTATAAGAATACCTGTAGCTCCTACTAATGTTGAATTATTTGGCAATAAGATTATTAGTCCGCATATGAGTTGGTTCGAAGATGGCAATTCTAGTGAAGTATCTCCACCAGAATTGCCACCACCTTCACGTGACTACCTACCAAGCAAATCTCTTTATAGCTATAACATTGATACGGGCATCCGAGATCAAAAAGATGATCGTCTCAATCATACAGACATCGAGCAGATGGTCCAAGCATGA
- the LOC140666745 gene encoding uncharacterized protein isoform X3, producing the protein MIIAKIQRLPATHSSNMNQAKLKIVRLENVIFGEKVLETPGKGYNYTDVMTLITVKRRTSPIRLPIKEIREFIIPIRIPVAPTNVELFGNKIISPHMSWFEDGNSSEVSPPELPPPSRDYLPSKSLYSYNIDTGIRDQKDDRLNHTDIEQMVQA; encoded by the exons ATGATAATTGCGAAAATACAAAGATTGCCTGCAACACACTCTTCCAATATGAATCAAGCCAAGCTC AAAATCGTTCGCCTCGAAAATGTGATCTTTGGTGAAAAGGTTTTGGAAACGCCAGGTAAAGGCTACAACTACACTGATGTTATGACACTAATAACAGTAAAAAGAAGAACGTCACCTATAAGATTACCTATAAAAGAGATAAGAGAATTTATAATACCTATAAGAATACCTGTAGCTCCTACTAATGTTGAATTATTTGGCAATAAGATTATTAGTCCGCATATGAGTTGGTTCGAAGATGGCAATTCTAGTGAAGTATCTCCACCAGAATTGCCACCACCTTCACGTGACTACCTACCAAGCAAATCTCTTTATAGCTATAACATTGATACGGGCATCCGAGATCAAAAAGATGATCGTCTCAATCATACAGACATCGAGCAGATGGTCCAAGCATGA
- the LOC140667229 gene encoding cuticle protein CP14.6-like, producing MAKIAKQVMTTKNDLLVLLESVRFSSEKIVNYTRDLNDIHRHYFFAYETAKQIIQQATSIRKYAGTENEAQLIQGSILCNNAPDGTFISISWAADEFGTQVIGFHLPILLPIPLAIQCALDWIAKQPVTPEPIGKDNPTQNAVSREDRW from the exons ATGGCAAAAATTGCTAAACAAGTGATGACTACTAAAAATGAT TTACTAGTTTTGCTTGAATCGGTCCGATTTTCTTCCGAGAAGATCGTGAATTACACGCGCGATCTCAACGATATCCACAGACACTATTTCTTTGCTTATGAGACGGCGAAGCAAATCATTCAACAAGCGACCAGCATTCGCAAGTACGCCGGCACCGAAAACGAGGCACAGCTAATCCAGGGCTCCATTCTGTGCAATAATGCGCCGGATGGAACTTTTATCTCCATAAGCTGGGCCGCTGATGAGTTTGGCACCCAAGTCATTGGTTTCCATCTCCCTATACTGTTACCCATTCCATTAGCAATTCAATGTGCCCTGGACTGGATCGCTAAGCAACCCGTCACTCCAGAACCGATCGGCAAAGACAATCCAACGCAGAATGCTGTGTCTCGCGAGGATCGCTGGtag
- the LOC140667231 gene encoding endocuticle structural glycoprotein ABD-5-like yields the protein MDLDDNYFLRSDKNDSDNESIKRLYNYNYNTDTGIQAQEDAVLKKFGLDQETLDVQGSYSYTDNEGNIFQVSYRANENGFQPEGAHLPTVPPLIEKALQYIAEHSKKNEKE from the exons ATGGATCTTGacg acaattattttttgcgtTCTGATAAAAACGACAGTGATAACGAAAGCA TCAAGAGGctttacaattacaattataacacTGATACCGGCATTCAGGCTCAAGAAGATGctgttctaaaaaaattcggACTTGATCAAGAAACCCTAGACGTACAAGGCAGCTACAGTTATACTGACAACGAGGGTAACATCTTCCAAGTTTCATATAGAGCCAATGAAAATGGATTTCAGCCGGAGGGTGCTCACTTGCCCACAGTACCACCACTAATTGAAAAGGCCCTTCAGTATATCGCCGAACACtcgaaaaagaatgaaaaggaATAA
- the LOC140666744 gene encoding uncharacterized protein isoform X1: protein MNLLTITLCFLTEVAMIIAKTQRLSVTNPSDVNQAKIKTVRLNDVVISEKVLETPGEGYNYTDVMTLVTVKRRTSPIRLPIRESMTLIRLPIRMLSKTPSRLPVTDSTDPDLGNMGVVSSYKQLNDELNEESDGDEPPNPNKFAVLPTLQPPTSTKTTEPTSTEPFSIFPPMSSPSRDYLPSKSLYSYNIDTGIRDQKDDRLNHTDTEQMVQA, encoded by the exons aTGAATTTATTA acaaTTACTTTGTGTTTTTTGACGGAAGTGGCGATGATAATAGCGAAAACGCAAAGATTATCTGTAACAAACCCTTCCGATGTGAATCAAGCCAAAATC AAAACCGTTCGCCTCAATGATGTGGTCATTAGTGAAAAGGTTTTGGAAACGCCAGGTGAAGGCTACAACTACACTGATGTTATGACACTAGTAACAGTAAAAAGAAGAACGTCACCTATAAGATTACCAATAAGAGAGTCTATGACACTTATAAGATTACCTATAAGAATGTTATCTAAAACACCATCAAGATTACCTGTAACTGATTCTACTGATCCTGACTTAGGCAATATGGGTGTTGTTAGCTCGTACAAGCAACTAAATGATGAACTAAATGAAGAATCAGATGGTGATGAACCACCTAATCCTAATAAATTTGCTGTATTGCCAACCCTACAGCCACCGACATCCACAAAGACAACCGAACCGACATCCACTGAGCCATTTTCTATATTTCCGCCGATGTCATCACCTTCACGTGACTATCTGCCAAGCAAATCTCTTTATAGTTATAACATTGATACCGGCATCCGAGATCAAAAAGATGATCGTCTCAATCATACAGACACCGAGCAGATGGTCCAGGCATGA
- the LOC140666744 gene encoding uncharacterized protein isoform X2, with protein MIIAKTQRLSVTNPSDVNQAKIKTVRLNDVVISEKVLETPGEGYNYTDVMTLVTVKRRTSPIRLPIRESMTLIRLPIRMLSKTPSRLPVTDSTDPDLGNMGVVSSYKQLNDELNEESDGDEPPNPNKFAVLPTLQPPTSTKTTEPTSTEPFSIFPPMSSPSRDYLPSKSLYSYNIDTGIRDQKDDRLNHTDTEQMVQA; from the exons ATGATAATAGCGAAAACGCAAAGATTATCTGTAACAAACCCTTCCGATGTGAATCAAGCCAAAATC AAAACCGTTCGCCTCAATGATGTGGTCATTAGTGAAAAGGTTTTGGAAACGCCAGGTGAAGGCTACAACTACACTGATGTTATGACACTAGTAACAGTAAAAAGAAGAACGTCACCTATAAGATTACCAATAAGAGAGTCTATGACACTTATAAGATTACCTATAAGAATGTTATCTAAAACACCATCAAGATTACCTGTAACTGATTCTACTGATCCTGACTTAGGCAATATGGGTGTTGTTAGCTCGTACAAGCAACTAAATGATGAACTAAATGAAGAATCAGATGGTGATGAACCACCTAATCCTAATAAATTTGCTGTATTGCCAACCCTACAGCCACCGACATCCACAAAGACAACCGAACCGACATCCACTGAGCCATTTTCTATATTTCCGCCGATGTCATCACCTTCACGTGACTATCTGCCAAGCAAATCTCTTTATAGTTATAACATTGATACCGGCATCCGAGATCAAAAAGATGATCGTCTCAATCATACAGACACCGAGCAGATGGTCCAGGCATGA